The Acidipropionibacterium virtanenii DNA segment GGTCGCCACAGAGCGGATGAGCGGTGCCGGCGCCGACGTCTTCGCCTCCCTCACACCGGTCCTGGCCTCGGCGGCCGACCGCCATGAACTCGTCGTGGGCCTGGGCCGCGCGCTCACCCAGTCGCTGCTCGGCTACACCGCATGGGAGCTCATCATCGCCGAGTTCCGCGGCCTGGCGCGCACCGACCCGCAGGTCGCCGCCGGCTACACGGCCCTGAGCCGGGAACGGATCGACAGGCTCATCGAGCTGCTGGCCACCAGCCCGCTGCTCGCCGAACTGGCCGATCCCGATCTGCGCAGCCTCGCCGCCGGTGCGCTGGGCCTGCTCAACGTCATGGCCGTCGACCACATCGCGGCCCCCGAGGTCTACACCGAGGCCTTCATCACCGAGATCGTCACCCACGCCGTCGAAGGCCTCATCCGGTGAGCCCCCGCCATGCAGCCGCCGCACCGGCAACCCTCAGCCCCTCCGACCTGAACGCCCCTGACGCCTCCAGATCCGGCCTCGTTCTCCACGCCCGCGGCCTCACGGCGTCCGGATCCCACGGGGTGATCTTCGGGCCCGTCGATCTGGACCTCTCCCCCCGCCAGCTCACCGTCATCCACGGCCCCAAGGGCACCGGGAAGTCCGCCCTGCTGCTGGCCCTGACCGGCCGCTTCCGCAAGACCCGCGGCACCCTGATCATCGACGGGGTCGACGCCATCGCCGACCCCTACCACGCCATCCGGCGCACCAGCGTCGCCACCATCGGCAACTACGTCCAGCCGGAGGACCGCCTCACCCTGGCCGAGTCGATCGCAGAGCGCGGCTACCTCGACTCGGTCCCCCTGACCCACGCCGAGGACCGGATGCGCCGGATCGAGGAGCTCGTCGGCTACACCATCGAGCGCTCCACCGAGCTGGAGCAGCTCACCGCCATGGAACACGCCATCGCGTCGGTGGCCCTGGCCATGATCCGGCCCTCGAAGCTCATCGTCATCGACGACGCCGACGTCATGGTGCCCCACGCCGAGCAGAAGGAGCTCTTCGAGATCTTCCTGCGCATGACCGAACTCGACGACTCGGCCATCGTGGCCACCACCGTCGACGACGACATGGCCCCGCCCGGTTCCATCGACATCGCTCTGCCCGCACGCCACAGGGCCAAGGTGCACCCCATCAGCGGAGAGCAGGTGGCGGCCTCCCCCGCCACCCCCGACGCTTCCGCAGGCGGCGACCCGGCCCACGAACCCACCACCCAGGCCACAGAGGTGACCGATTCATGACTTCATTCCTGAGGCTCATCCAGTTCGAGTTCCGCCGATTCAAAGGCAAGTCGAAACTGGCGCTCATCTTCATTCTCGTCATCCCGCTGCTCTACGGCGGGGTCTACCTGCATGCCAACTGGGACCTGTACAACAACACCGACCAGGTGAAGATCGCCGTGGTGAACCACGACAGGCCGGCCTCCTACGCCGGAGCCACCGTCGACGGCGGGGCGGCATTCGAGCAGGCCCTGAAGAAGCAGGGCACCTTCGACTGGCAGTTCCTGGGCACCGACGACGACAAGGCTGATGAGGGGCTGCGCAAGGGCGACTACTACATGGTCATCGAGGTGCCCTCGAATTTCTCGAAGAACATCGTCAGCGCCGGCAACTTCAAACCGGCGCGGGCCAGCCTGCGGCTGCACCGCGACGACGCCAACGGGTTCATCATCGGCCTGCTCACCTCCCAGGTGGACAACGCCGTCGGCAAGACCCTGGACGCCACCGTCTCCCAGACCTACTTCGACGCCCTCTTCGTCAACCTCGGCACCATCAAGTCGAGCCTGGGGACGGCCTCCTCCGGCGCCAAGACCCTCGACACGAACCTGGCCACCGCCACCAAGGGCGTCAAGACGATGAACAACTCGGTGCTCGGAGCCACCAAGAGCCTGTCGGGGCTGTCCACCGCCACCACCAAGAACGCCGACGCCCTGGCCAACATCGACGCCGCCTCGACGAAACTCTCGACCGCGATGACCCAGGCCAAGGGCGGCGTCAACACCATCTCCTCGGGCGCCGGCGATCTCACCGGCGACGCGAAGAAGATGACGTCGTCGACCGCCGCGCTGGCCGACAAGGCCGCCAAGGACTACCCGACCATCAAGGCCAAGGCCGCCAACCTCGTCACCGCTACCGGGAGGATGCAGAACTCCGGGACGATCCAGACCCAGACCGACATCAACGCCTCGCTCACCTCCCTGGCGTCCCTGGAGGCCTCCCATCCCGACCTGGCCAAGGACTCCGACTACGTCGCACTGCGCAAGCAGCTCAACGCCGCAGCCACCGCCAACACGACGGTGACCGCCAACGTCAACACCGTCGTCAACGCCTCCGCGGGGCTCAACCTCCAGCTCAACCAGTCCGACCTCGACACGCTGGCCGCCGACGCGAAGAAGGACGCCACCAACCTCAACGCCGACGCCGACAAGGTGAACAAGGGCGTCCAGCAGCTCAACAGCGCGATGAAGACGGCCGACGACGGCGTCCAGAACATCGACAAGGGGGTCAAACAGGCCACCAGCGCCGGACGCGACCTGCTGGCCGTCGCCCCCAAGGCCATCGACGGCGTCATGCAGCTGTCCAACGCGCTGGGGAGCCTCAACACCGCCATGCCGCAGCTGTCCAATGGCATGCACACCCTGGCGACCGGCCTGGACAAGGGCAACAAGCAGATCCCCGACCTGTCCGACAGACAGCGCACCAACCTGGCCGACGTCATGAGCTCGCCGGTCGACATCACCCAGACCGTCG contains these protein-coding regions:
- a CDS encoding TetR/AcrR family transcriptional regulator, which produces MQIATHPDSAESTAGPVRDDAPGAASPADAPDAPLPGRRSHDSVRAKILEAAAANFEEFGYAGTNLRKIASDAGFTKGAVYSNFGSKPDLFCQVATERMSGAGADVFASLTPVLASAADRHELVVGLGRALTQSLLGYTAWELIIAEFRGLARTDPQVAAGYTALSRERIDRLIELLATSPLLAELADPDLRSLAAGALGLLNVMAVDHIAAPEVYTEAFITEIVTHAVEGLIR
- a CDS encoding ATP-binding cassette domain-containing protein — encoded protein: MNAPDASRSGLVLHARGLTASGSHGVIFGPVDLDLSPRQLTVIHGPKGTGKSALLLALTGRFRKTRGTLIIDGVDAIADPYHAIRRTSVATIGNYVQPEDRLTLAESIAERGYLDSVPLTHAEDRMRRIEELVGYTIERSTELEQLTAMEHAIASVALAMIRPSKLIVIDDADVMVPHAEQKELFEIFLRMTELDDSAIVATTVDDDMAPPGSIDIALPARHRAKVHPISGEQVAASPATPDASAGGDPAHEPTTQATEVTDS
- a CDS encoding YhgE/Pip family protein yields the protein MTSFLRLIQFEFRRFKGKSKLALIFILVIPLLYGGVYLHANWDLYNNTDQVKIAVVNHDRPASYAGATVDGGAAFEQALKKQGTFDWQFLGTDDDKADEGLRKGDYYMVIEVPSNFSKNIVSAGNFKPARASLRLHRDDANGFIIGLLTSQVDNAVGKTLDATVSQTYFDALFVNLGTIKSSLGTASSGAKTLDTNLATATKGVKTMNNSVLGATKSLSGLSTATTKNADALANIDAASTKLSTAMTQAKGGVNTISSGAGDLTGDAKKMTSSTAALADKAAKDYPTIKAKAANLVTATGRMQNSGTIQTQTDINASLTSLASLEASHPDLAKDSDYVALRKQLNAAATANTTVTANVNTVVNASAGLNLQLNQSDLDTLAADAKKDATNLNADADKVNKGVQQLNSAMKTADDGVQNIDKGVKQATSAGRDLLAVAPKAIDGVMQLSNALGSLNTAMPQLSNGMHTLATGLDKGNKQIPDLSDRQRTNLADVMSSPVDITQTVDHSAKYYGRGLAPMFLSIAMWIACISTFLVVRTASGRSLTGRANSLKIAMMGFGPLATIGLAGSFLMVAGVWLLLGLDPVHPWLFIGFVTVTSLAWMALAYWIRLILGSPQTAVFLILLVLQLPTCGGTFPVTMLPPFYQKLSVIMPMKYSVDTFRALISGGQMSTVGLGFGVQAGILATSIGLIVWLIRRHKIFRMRDLHPPMVTSTTTADYAFSVRPR